One stretch of Zingiber officinale cultivar Zhangliang chromosome 6B, Zo_v1.1, whole genome shotgun sequence DNA includes these proteins:
- the LOC121988613 gene encoding uncharacterized protein LOC121988613 isoform X1 — protein sequence MDACALNLSSGGAVPQLRAARNNVTMGSAPLYSSVAGWAIVGGEAFSRIKVRVSARGRRWSPSSRFRSAVVRSGSEKKNNHGNSSSSAGKDDSSIPEEDDGLDENFAHHGKQESNDPMMKSQSAGKGNPSIPEEEDDLDENFPHFKEPKPNELTSKSHHELWGWRDFRANLVAREKEQLHNHTSSNDSPTKLSVKWAHPIPMPEVGCVLVATEKLDREPNFGRTVILLLRLGTKNPRDGPIGIILNHHLHIKIKDMNPSNTEVASTFANCTVDYGGPLVGDLFLMNSQDSSLVPRFNEMISGICFGDMNNVVEVAALVKKGVVNPNDIRFFVGYASWHIDQLLQEIKSDYWVVAACSSGLIKSSAHSPILWEEILQLMGGQYSDLSRKPRQDD from the exons ATGGACGCCTGTGCTCTCAATCTCAGCAGCGGAGGAGCGGTTCCCCAACTCCGAGCGGCGAGGAATAATGTGACGATGGGATCAGCCCCGCTCTACTCTTCTGTAGCTGGCTGGGCGATCGTCGGCGGAGAAGCGTTCTCAAGGATCAAGGTCCGTGTATCGGCAAGGGGGCGGAGGTGGAGTCCGAGTTCCAGGTTCCGGTCTGCGGTGGTGAGATCCGGCAGTGAGAAGAAGAACAACCATGGAAATTCCTCTTCTTCAG CAGGGAAAGATGATTCTTCAATCCCTGAAGAAGATGATGGTCTTGATGAAAACTTTGCACACCATGGGAAACAAGAGTCCAACGATCCCATGATGAAGTCCCAATCAGCAGGAAAAGGCAACCCTTCAATCCCTGAAGAAGAGGATGATCTTGATGAAAACTTTCCACACTTTAAGGAACCAAAGCCCAATGAGCTCACAAGCAAGTCCCATCATGAATTGTGGGGTTGGCGAGATTTCAGGGCAAATCTTGTTGCTAGAGAGAAG GAGCAGTTGCACAATCATACATCCTCTAACGATTCCCCAACAAAATTGAGTGTAAAGTGGGCACACCCCATTCCGATGCCAGAGGTTGGATGCGTGTTAGTTGCTACAGAAAAGCTCGACCGAGAACCCAACTTTGGGAGAACTGTCATCCTCCTCCTCAGATTAGGAACTAAAAATCCAAGAGACGGCCCCATTGGAATCATCCTAAACCACCATCTCCATATTAAGATCAAGGACATGAATCCCTCGAACACTGAGGTTGCATCTACGTTTGCCAACTGTACTGTTGATTATGGAGGGCCACTCGTGGGTGACTTGTTCTTGATGAATTCCCAAGACAGCTCTCTGGTCCCAAGATTCAACGAGATGATATCAGGCATTTGCTTCGGAGACATGAACAACGTAGTGGAAGTTGCAGCATTGGTCAAAAAAGGAGTTGTGAATCCAAATGATATCAGATTTTTCGTTGGCTATGCCAGTTGGCATATCGATCAGTTGCTGCAAGAAATCAAGTCCGACTACTGGGTCGTCGCTGCTTGCAGCTCGGGTTTGATCAAGTCTTCCGCTCACTCTCCAATTTTGTGGGAAGAGATTTTGCAGTTGATGGGAGGGCAATATTCTGATTTGAGCAGAAAGCCAAGACAAGATGACTAG
- the LOC121988613 gene encoding uncharacterized protein LOC121988613 isoform X2, which produces MDACALNLSSGGAVPQLRAARNNVTMGSAPLYSSVAGWAIVGGEAFSRIKVRVSARGRRWSPSSRFRSAVVRSGSEKKNNHGNSSSSGKDDSSIPEEDDGLDENFAHHGKQESNDPMMKSQSAGKGNPSIPEEEDDLDENFPHFKEPKPNELTSKSHHELWGWRDFRANLVAREKEQLHNHTSSNDSPTKLSVKWAHPIPMPEVGCVLVATEKLDREPNFGRTVILLLRLGTKNPRDGPIGIILNHHLHIKIKDMNPSNTEVASTFANCTVDYGGPLVGDLFLMNSQDSSLVPRFNEMISGICFGDMNNVVEVAALVKKGVVNPNDIRFFVGYASWHIDQLLQEIKSDYWVVAACSSGLIKSSAHSPILWEEILQLMGGQYSDLSRKPRQDD; this is translated from the exons ATGGACGCCTGTGCTCTCAATCTCAGCAGCGGAGGAGCGGTTCCCCAACTCCGAGCGGCGAGGAATAATGTGACGATGGGATCAGCCCCGCTCTACTCTTCTGTAGCTGGCTGGGCGATCGTCGGCGGAGAAGCGTTCTCAAGGATCAAGGTCCGTGTATCGGCAAGGGGGCGGAGGTGGAGTCCGAGTTCCAGGTTCCGGTCTGCGGTGGTGAGATCCGGCAGTGAGAAGAAGAACAACCATGGAAATTCCTCTTCTTCAG GGAAAGATGATTCTTCAATCCCTGAAGAAGATGATGGTCTTGATGAAAACTTTGCACACCATGGGAAACAAGAGTCCAACGATCCCATGATGAAGTCCCAATCAGCAGGAAAAGGCAACCCTTCAATCCCTGAAGAAGAGGATGATCTTGATGAAAACTTTCCACACTTTAAGGAACCAAAGCCCAATGAGCTCACAAGCAAGTCCCATCATGAATTGTGGGGTTGGCGAGATTTCAGGGCAAATCTTGTTGCTAGAGAGAAG GAGCAGTTGCACAATCATACATCCTCTAACGATTCCCCAACAAAATTGAGTGTAAAGTGGGCACACCCCATTCCGATGCCAGAGGTTGGATGCGTGTTAGTTGCTACAGAAAAGCTCGACCGAGAACCCAACTTTGGGAGAACTGTCATCCTCCTCCTCAGATTAGGAACTAAAAATCCAAGAGACGGCCCCATTGGAATCATCCTAAACCACCATCTCCATATTAAGATCAAGGACATGAATCCCTCGAACACTGAGGTTGCATCTACGTTTGCCAACTGTACTGTTGATTATGGAGGGCCACTCGTGGGTGACTTGTTCTTGATGAATTCCCAAGACAGCTCTCTGGTCCCAAGATTCAACGAGATGATATCAGGCATTTGCTTCGGAGACATGAACAACGTAGTGGAAGTTGCAGCATTGGTCAAAAAAGGAGTTGTGAATCCAAATGATATCAGATTTTTCGTTGGCTATGCCAGTTGGCATATCGATCAGTTGCTGCAAGAAATCAAGTCCGACTACTGGGTCGTCGCTGCTTGCAGCTCGGGTTTGATCAAGTCTTCCGCTCACTCTCCAATTTTGTGGGAAGAGATTTTGCAGTTGATGGGAGGGCAATATTCTGATTTGAGCAGAAAGCCAAGACAAGATGACTAG
- the LOC121988614 gene encoding phytolongin Phyl1.1-like: MNLRRSRSVRLLSPNSPMSPPPAISTVYCCVAKGRKVIYFYNNAGQELETLAAECLQNAPVFHYWYFHTAGMRTFGFLIADGYTYFAIVDPSAGSSWVLTFLENIRAAFRKSPRNELISVIEHLVSTLKYTPRSSFLIRDDNGEGSHASPSRRSEEDEDDMVMINMPMQQELEVAPLQSLSSNRPPRSQPVVGYKLWWRHVKLIVSADIILCLVLFSIWLAACNGFHCVSK; the protein is encoded by the coding sequence ATGAATTTGAGGCGTTCTCGGTCGGTGAGGCTGCTTTCCCCCAATTCGCCGATGAGTCCACCGCCGGCCATCAGCACAGTCTACTGCTGCGTCGCCAAAGGCAGAAAGGTGATCTATTTCTACAACAACGCCGGCCAGGAGCTTGAGACCCTCGCCGCCGAGTGCCTTCAGAACGCCCCCGTCTTCCATTACTGGTACTTCCACACCGCCGGAATGAGGACCTTCGGCTTCTTAATAGCCGACGGCTACACTTACTTTGCGATCGTCGATCCCAGCGCGGGGAGTTCGTGGGTCCTCACATTCCTGGAGAACATCAGGGCCGCCTTCAGGAAGTCCCCCAGGAACGAGTTGATCTCGGTCATCGAACACTTGGTGTCGACGCTCAAATACACGCCTCGTTCCTCCTTTTTGATCCGCGATGACAACGGCGAGGGGAGCCATGCTTCACCTTCAAGAAGAAGTGAGGAAGACGAAGATGACATGGTGATGATCAACATGCCAATGCAGCAAGAACTGGAGGTTGCACCCTTGCAGAGTTTGAGCTCAAATAGGCCGCCGCGGTCGCAGCCAGTCGTCGGATACAAACTGTGGTGGCGCCATGTAAAGCTCATCGTCTCCGCGGATATCATCCTTTGCCTGGTCTTGTTTTCGATTTGGCTAGCGGCCTGCAACGGTTTTCATTGTGTTTCCAAGTGA
- the LOC121988615 gene encoding premnaspirodiene oxygenase-like — MAEAQLTPLLFFFLLLLLLLTFFLIGTERKLFSNSGSARLPPGPSKLPIIGNLHQLRGGLPHRVLRDLAGVHGPVMLLRLGQVDIAVVSSGDAVLQVTKTHDLNFAYRPQLLAFFIIFYGCSDIAFSTYGHYWRQMRRICATELFSAKRVRSFSAIRAEEVAKLLCDAAEAAAAGQPMNVNSKLTALSNSIVSRASFGFKCHNQHAFVETMKEVLMLASGFCAADLFPSFKFVGLFSGVTSKLKKLHRKVDEILDATIKEHQSSKSEGDEEDLLDVLLRLKDDGALEIPITFDNIKAVILDVFTGGTETSSTVVEWTMSELIRNPTVMAKAQGEVREAMMRRKSRDFDEEVISELHYLRLVIKESLRLHPPLPLMLPRVAKEACQVLDYEVPAGTRVVINAWALGRDPLYWGSDAERFRPERFEDSEVDYKGNHLEFVPFGAGRRICPGMAFGMATVDLVLAQLLFHFDWKLPGGGEGNTAAEELDMTEAFGATVVRKEELRLVPVLRYPPPPAA, encoded by the exons ATGGCGGAGGCTCAACtcactcctctcctcttcttcttcctcctcctcctcctcctcctcaccttCTTCCTTATCGGCACAGAGAGGAAGCTTTTCTCCAACTCCGGCAGTGCTCGCCTCCCGCCCGGCCCGTCGAAGCTACCCATCATTGGCAACCTCCACCAACTTCGCGGCGGCCTCCCGCACCGTGTCCTGCGCGATCTCGCCGGCGTCCACGGCCCCGTCATGCTCCTCCGCCTTGGCCAGGTTGACATCGCGGTCGTATCCTCCGGCGATGCCGTCCTTCAGGTCACCAAGACCCACGACCTCAACTTCGCCTACCGCCCCCAGCTCCTGGCCTTTTTCATCATCTTCTACGGCTGCTCCGACATCGCCTTCTCCACCTACGGCCACTACTGGCGCCAGATGCGCAGGATCTGCGCCACCGAACTCTTCAGCGCCAAGCGCGTCAGGTCATTCTCCGCCATCCGCGCGGAAGAGGTCGCCAAGCTCCTTTGCGACGCTGCTGAGGCAGCAGCGGCCGGCCAGCCGATGAACGTGAACAGCAAGCTCACGGCCCTCTCGAACAGCATCGTCTCCCGCGCTTCCTTCGGCTTCAAATGCCATAACCAGCACGCGTTCGTCGAGACCATGAAGGAGGTGCTGATGCTCGCGTCAGGGTTTTGCGCTGCGGATCTGTTCCCGTCGTTCAAGTTCGTGGGCTTGTTCTCCGGCGTCACCTCCAAGCTGAAGAAGCTTCACCGCAAAGTGGATGAAATTCTCGACGCGACCATCAAAGAGCACCAATCGAGCAAGAGCGAAGGGGACGAAGAGGATCTCCTCGACGTTCTACTTCGTCTAAAAGACGACGGAGCCCTAGAAATCCCAATCACATTCGACAACATCAAAGCTGTGATTTTG GACGTCTTCACGGGAGGGACGGAAACCTCGTCGACGGTTGTAGAATGGACGATGTCGGAGCTCATCAGGAACCCTACCGTGATGGCGAAGGCACAGGGGGAAGTGCGAGAAGCGATGATGCGAAGGAAAAGCAGGGATTTCGACGAGGAAGTCATCAGCGAGCTCCATTACCTGAGGCTAGTGATCAAGGAGAGCCTGAGGCTACACCCGCCGCTACCGCTGATGCTGCCGAGGGTGGCGAAGGAGGCGTGCCAGGTGCTGGACTACGAGGTCCCGGCGGGCACGAGGGTGGTGATCAACGCGTGGGCGCTAGGTAGGGACCCGCTCTACTGGGGCAGCGACGCCGAGCGGTTCCGGCCCGAGAGGTTCGAGGACAGTGAGGTGGACTACAAAGGGAACCACCTGGAGTTCGTTCCGTTCGGCGCCGGGAGGAGGATATGCCCCGGGATGGCATTCGGGATGGCGACGGTGGACCTCGTATTGGCGCAGCTCCTGTTCCACTTCGACTGGAAGCTtccaggaggaggagaagggaataCGGCGGCGGAGGAACTGGACATGACGGAGGCATTCGGAGCGACCGTGGTGAGGAAGGAGGAGCTCCGCCTGGTTCCGGTGCTTCGATATCCCCCGCCGCCCGCAGCTTAG